From Haloglomus litoreum, the proteins below share one genomic window:
- a CDS encoding metallophosphoesterase family protein, with the protein MRYRPTRRRLLATAGTALTTGLAGCPARSSDGDGDGAPDPTVSGGSPASPTARTAASGSVRFTSVPDLFNADIPYPMAGWESALDWFLGRLKREGPAFTLVAGDIMDARWWESRKQVRLYANAYWGGYVRRMRDHDITLYPAVGDHELGDDEWENQDTYGLTPTFERQFVRQFDTPRNGPEGYEGLAYTVRRGDLLVVTVDTFERRDGEVHVSVTGAQLEWLRSVLSATDADHVVVQGHVPVLRPVKSRHSSALYLDGGRESGFWRTLREFGVDAYLCGEHHAITVDRADGVWQVTHGALWGAHSPVNYLVGAVRPDGLRLELKRFPLAYGGPTIYQLNRPKPFVKTDVTVPERVRENGPRSVGRVHIDADGTSRDRTGVFA; encoded by the coding sequence ATGCGATACCGTCCCACTCGTCGCCGGCTCCTCGCGACCGCGGGCACGGCGCTGACGACCGGGCTGGCGGGCTGCCCCGCGAGGTCGAGCGACGGGGACGGCGACGGCGCCCCGGACCCGACGGTGTCGGGCGGATCACCCGCCTCCCCGACCGCCCGCACCGCCGCGTCGGGGAGCGTCCGCTTCACCAGCGTCCCGGACCTGTTCAACGCCGACATCCCCTATCCGATGGCCGGCTGGGAATCGGCGCTGGACTGGTTCCTCGGCCGGCTCAAGCGCGAGGGCCCCGCCTTCACCCTCGTCGCCGGCGACATCATGGACGCGCGGTGGTGGGAGTCCCGCAAGCAGGTCCGGCTGTACGCGAACGCCTACTGGGGCGGCTACGTCCGCCGGATGCGTGACCACGACATCACCCTCTACCCCGCGGTCGGCGATCACGAACTCGGCGACGACGAGTGGGAGAACCAGGACACCTACGGCCTGACGCCGACGTTCGAGCGCCAGTTCGTCCGCCAGTTCGACACCCCGCGGAACGGCCCCGAGGGGTACGAGGGCCTGGCCTACACGGTCCGGCGGGGCGACCTCCTCGTGGTCACCGTCGACACGTTCGAGCGCCGCGACGGCGAGGTCCACGTCTCGGTCACGGGCGCGCAACTGGAGTGGCTCCGGTCGGTCCTCTCGGCGACGGACGCCGACCACGTCGTCGTCCAGGGGCACGTCCCGGTCCTGCGGCCGGTGAAGTCGCGCCACTCCAGCGCGCTCTACCTCGACGGCGGCCGCGAGTCGGGGTTCTGGCGCACGCTCCGCGAGTTCGGCGTCGATGCCTACCTCTGTGGCGAGCACCACGCCATCACCGTCGACCGCGCCGACGGCGTCTGGCAGGTGACCCACGGCGCGCTCTGGGGGGCCCACTCGCCGGTCAACTACCTCGTCGGCGCCGTCCGCCCCGACGGGCTCCGGCTCGAACTGAAGCGGTTCCCCCTGGCGTACGGCGGCCCGACCATCTACCAGCTGAACCGCCCGAAGCCGTTCGTGAAGACCGACGTGACGGTGCCGGAGCGGGTCCGCGAGAACGGGCCGCGGTCGGTCGGCCGGGTGCACATCGACGCCGACGGGACGAGCCGGGACCGGACCGGTGTGTTCGCGTGA
- a CDS encoding universal stress protein encodes MDDEPFERPVLVGVGNPEAAQQLVRTAGDLAALGGGTVRLVTVAVKPHDSPFGVFADETIVDEFAGESHALLESVTAPPGVTLEREVVTARSVAKGLLAAVEETDPTALVVGWHGRRRRSDAVLGSTIDTLVERAPCDLHVERVGREANGVASVLLAVAGGPHVDAAANVARAIAARNDAPVLVLSVATDGTDTDTAAAFVDEGRAALTDRGPEVAVTTAVGAADDVADAIVAEASDHDVVVMGATRQGAIRRTLAGSVPRRVVDRTAQTVILARDGDTVGGPLHRLGGLLRR; translated from the coding sequence ATGGACGACGAGCCGTTCGAACGACCGGTGCTGGTCGGGGTCGGGAACCCGGAGGCCGCTCAGCAACTGGTCCGGACCGCGGGTGACCTGGCGGCCCTGGGCGGGGGAACGGTCCGGCTCGTCACCGTCGCGGTGAAGCCCCACGACTCCCCGTTCGGCGTGTTCGCCGACGAGACCATCGTCGACGAGTTCGCCGGCGAGAGCCACGCGCTGCTCGAATCGGTGACGGCGCCGCCGGGCGTCACGCTCGAACGGGAGGTGGTCACCGCGCGGTCGGTCGCGAAGGGGCTGCTCGCGGCCGTCGAGGAGACGGACCCGACCGCGCTCGTCGTCGGCTGGCACGGCCGCCGGCGCCGGAGCGACGCGGTCCTCGGGAGCACCATCGACACGCTCGTCGAGCGGGCGCCCTGTGACCTCCACGTCGAGCGCGTCGGCCGCGAGGCGAACGGTGTCGCGTCGGTCCTGCTCGCGGTCGCGGGCGGCCCCCACGTCGACGCGGCGGCGAACGTCGCGCGAGCCATCGCCGCCCGGAACGACGCTCCCGTCCTCGTGCTCTCGGTCGCCACCGACGGGACGGACACGGACACCGCCGCGGCCTTCGTCGACGAGGGTCGGGCCGCGCTGACCGACCGCGGTCCCGAGGTGGCGGTGACGACGGCGGTCGGGGCGGCCGACGACGTGGCCGACGCCATCGTCGCCGAGGCCAGCGACCACGACGTGGTCGTCATGGGAGCGACCCGACAGGGGGCCATCCGCCGGACGCTCGCCGGGTCGGTCCCGCGGCGGGTCGTCGACCGAACGGCACAGACGGTCATCCTCGCGCGCGACGGCGACACCGTCGGCGGCCCGCTCCACAGGCTCGGGGGGCTGCTCCGACGGTGA
- a CDS encoding inorganic phosphate transporter: protein MTEVVFWGLVALATVTSLGTAWALGANSNSPPFAPAIGANAISTMRAAFLIGILAALGALTQGGSISETVGAGLIDGVAISSLAATAGLLTATAFMAFGIYSGYPVPAAFATTGAMVGVGLSLGGDPAIDTYRRIATFWVLVPPVSGGLAYLTATLLRRDDVPETVSIPLLAAVVGGIVANVELSVIPAAGDATQNSIAGFVAGRVGLGPVAGVDPVLVATTLLAAVASALFIRRRTQESVDRGIKTFLVALGSVVAFSSGGSQVGLATGPLENLYVSELGLPGLLLLSVGAVGILGGAWMGAPRLLQATSREYAQLGIRRSIAALVPGFIIAQLAIALGIPISFNNIIISGVIGGGLAGGSAGVSRRKIGVTLTFWVLTLGCSVGVGFGVYRAFATVLGQ from the coding sequence GTGACCGAGGTCGTCTTCTGGGGGCTGGTCGCGCTCGCGACGGTCACCAGCCTCGGCACGGCCTGGGCGCTCGGCGCGAACAGCAACTCCCCCCCGTTCGCCCCGGCCATCGGCGCCAACGCGATCTCGACGATGCGGGCGGCCTTCCTCATCGGCATCCTCGCGGCGCTCGGGGCGCTCACGCAGGGCGGGAGCATCTCAGAGACCGTCGGCGCGGGCCTCATCGACGGCGTCGCCATCTCCTCGCTGGCGGCGACCGCCGGCCTGCTCACCGCGACGGCGTTCATGGCCTTCGGCATCTACTCCGGGTATCCGGTTCCGGCGGCGTTCGCCACGACGGGTGCGATGGTCGGCGTCGGCCTCTCGCTGGGCGGTGACCCCGCCATCGACACCTACCGCCGCATCGCGACGTTCTGGGTGCTCGTCCCCCCGGTCTCCGGCGGTCTCGCCTACCTCACGGCCACGCTCCTGCGGCGCGACGACGTCCCCGAGACGGTGAGCATCCCGTTGTTGGCGGCGGTCGTCGGCGGCATCGTCGCGAACGTCGAGTTGAGCGTCATCCCCGCAGCCGGGGACGCCACGCAGAACTCCATCGCGGGGTTCGTCGCCGGCCGCGTCGGCCTCGGGCCGGTCGCGGGGGTCGACCCCGTCCTCGTCGCCACGACGCTGCTCGCGGCGGTCGCGAGTGCCCTGTTCATCCGCCGACGGACCCAGGAGTCCGTCGACCGGGGCATCAAGACCTTCCTCGTCGCGCTCGGGAGCGTCGTCGCCTTCTCCAGTGGCGGGAGCCAGGTCGGCCTGGCGACGGGCCCCCTGGAGAACCTCTACGTCTCCGAACTCGGCCTGCCGGGCCTCCTGTTGCTCTCGGTCGGCGCGGTCGGCATCCTCGGCGGCGCCTGGATGGGCGCCCCACGCCTCCTGCAGGCCACCTCCCGGGAGTACGCACAGCTGGGCATCCGGCGCTCGATCGCCGCGCTCGTCCCGGGCTTCATCATCGCCCAGCTCGCCATCGCCCTGGGCATCCCCATCTCGTTCAACAACATCATCATCTCGGGCGTCATCGGCGGTGGGCTGGCCGGCGGCTCGGCGGGCGTCTCCCGTCGGAAGATCGGGGTCACGCTCACCTTCTGGGTGCTGACGCTGGGCTGCTCGGTCGGCGTCGGGTTCGGCGTCTACCGGGCCTTCGCGACCGTGCTCGGGCAGTGA
- a CDS encoding universal stress protein, whose product MQPSHVLVPLDGSPLADDALAHALATFDCPVTVLNVVTPIGSSMSEGGIIEADDDRQAAARERADGLVADAKQRAAEAGREVDTAVETGDPADTILAYVEDHDVDHVVMGGHGGSRTDLAPRLLGTVATRVVGEAAVTVTVVR is encoded by the coding sequence ATGCAGCCGTCCCACGTCCTCGTCCCGCTGGACGGGTCGCCGCTCGCGGACGACGCGCTGGCACACGCGCTCGCCACGTTCGACTGTCCGGTGACGGTACTGAACGTCGTCACGCCGATCGGGAGCTCGATGAGCGAGGGCGGCATCATCGAGGCCGACGACGACCGGCAGGCGGCCGCGCGCGAGCGGGCGGACGGTCTCGTCGCGGACGCGAAACAGCGGGCCGCCGAGGCCGGCCGCGAGGTCGACACCGCCGTCGAGACGGGCGACCCCGCCGACACCATCCTCGCGTACGTCGAGGACCACGACGTCGACCACGTCGTGATGGGCGGGCACGGCGGGTCGCGGACCGACCTCGCGCCGCGCCTCCTCGGGACCGTCGCCACGCGCGTCGTCGGCGAGGCGGCCGTGACCGTGACGGTCGTGCGGTAG